The Microtus pennsylvanicus isolate mMicPen1 chromosome 19, mMicPen1.hap1, whole genome shotgun sequence genome includes a region encoding these proteins:
- the Fscn3 gene encoding fascin-3 yields the protein MAEVEWIHRHPKAEDLRVGLISWAGTYLTFGAFNSTVTATAKSLGRRQTWELLVSNEQDKQAVIRLKSLQGLYLLCEADGTVCYGRPRTSHHGCFLLRFHRNGKWTLQCIISGRYLESDGEVVFCSSRVLSAYHMWTPRPALHVHVILYSPTYRSYARADHTVGRIWVDAAVPCLEECGFLLHFHDGCYHLETSTHHFLSRVDRLVPHRSSKTAFHMQVRPRGLVALCDGEGGTLYPQGTHLLLGLGSSPIRGEEWFILQHFPTWVSLKSKTRRFISVVYDAEVCAASERLTPMSLFQYECDSANLTLQLRSANGYYLAQRRHRAIIADGYPLESNTFFRVHWNCGKIILQSSNGRFLSIASNGLLMANTNIPGPNEELEVRFANRPFLILRGRYGYVGSSTDQDLIQCNMDRPDCIHLLPCRQGVYHFQAQGGSFWSITSFGTFRPWGKFALNFCIELQGSNLLTVLAPNGFYIRADRSGTLLADSGDITKECIWEF from the exons ATGGCTGAGGTGGAGTGGATACACAGACACCCAAAGGCCGAGGACCTAAGGGTTGGGCTCATCAGCTGGGCAGGAACCTACCTCACCTTTGGAGCATTTAACAGTACAGTCACAGCTACTGCAAAGAGTTTGGGCAGGAGACAG ACCTGGGAGCTCCTGGTGAGCAATGAACAGGACAAGCAGGCCGTGATCCGACTAAAGAGCTTGCAGGGCCTCTACCTGCTGTGTGAAGCTGATGGTACTGTGTGCTATGGCAGGCCAAGGACTAGCCACCACGGAtgcttcctgctccgtttccaCCGCAATGGCAAGTGGACGCTCCAGTGCATCATCTCTGGTCGTTATCTGGAGTCTGATGGTGAGGTTGTATTCTGCAGCTCCAGGGTCCTCTCCGCTTACCATATGTGGACCCCTAGACCAGCCCTGCATGTCCATGTGATCCTCTACAGCCCCACCTACCGCAGCTATGCCCGAGCTGACCACACTGTGGGCCGAATCTGGGTTGACGCAGCAGTCCCCTGCCTAGAGGAATGTGGTTTCCTGTTACATTTCCACGATGGATGCTACCACCTGGAGACTTCTACACACCATTTCTTGTCTCGTGTAGACCGGCTGGTCCCTCACCGCTCATCAAAGACAGCTTTCCACATGCAAGTGCGGCCTAGGGGGCTTGTGGCACTGTGCGATGGAGAAGGAGGTACATTATATCCACAGGGCACACATCTACTCCTGGGCCTGGGCTCCAGTCCTATAAGGGGTGAGGAGTGGTTCATCTTACAACACTTCCCAACCTGGGTCAGCCTGAAGTCAAAGACACGGAGGTTCATCTCAGTCGTCTACG ATGCTGAGGTGTGTGCGGCCTCTGAGCGCTTGACCCCAATGTCCTTGTTCCAGTATGAATGTGACAGCGCAAACCTTACGTTACAACTCCGTTCAGCCAATGGCTACTACCTAGCCCAG agGCGCCACAGGGCCATCATAGCTGACGGGTACCCCCTGGAATCTAACACCTTCTTCCGTGTGCACTGGAATTGTGGCAAAATCATCCTGCAGTCCTCCAATGGGCGTTTCCTGAGCATTGCATCCAATGGCCTGCTGATGGCAAATACCAACATCCCAG GCCCCAATGAGGAACTGGAGGTTCGATTTGCCAATCGCCCGTTTCTCATCTTAAGAGGGCGGTATGGGTATGTGGGCTCCTCCACAGACCAGGACCTGATACAGTGCAACATGGATCGGCCTGACTGCATTCACCTTCTGCCCTGCCGCCAGGGCGTCTACCACTTTCAAG CACAGGGCGGATCCTTCTGGTCAATAACATCTTTTGGCACCTTCCGCCCTTGGGGAAAATTCGCCCTCAACTTCTGTATAGAACTTCAGGGGAGCAACTTGCTCACGGTGCTGGCGCCCAACGGCTTCTACATCCGAGCCGACCGAAGTGGCACACTATTGGCAGACAGTGGAGACATTACCAAAGAATGTATCTGGGAATTTTAG
- the Pax4 gene encoding paired box protein Pax-4 isoform X3, with amino-acid sequence MQQDGISSVNQLGGLFVNGRPLPLDTRQQIVQLAVSGMRPCDISRSLKVSNGCVSKILGRYYRTGVLEPKSIGGSKPRLATPAVVARIAQLKDEYPALFAWEIQRQLCAEGLCTQDKAPSVSSINRVLRALQEDQKLHWTQLRLPAVLAPTLPSSHGRCEAPRGPHPGTSHRNRTIFSPGQAEALEKEFQRGQYPDSAARGKLAAATSLPEDTVRVWFSNRRAKWRRQEKLKWETQLPGIISAQSPGSVPPAALPVPEPLSPSFCHLCWGTAPDRCVSDTPSHACLQSCWDCHSLLPVASSSYMEFAWPCLTTPPVYHLIGGSGEAASTRYSHWP; translated from the exons ATGCAGCAGGACG GAATCAGCAGTGTGAATCAGCTGGGGGGACTCTTTGTGAATGGCCGGCCTCTTCCTCTGGACACCCGGCAGCAGATTGTGCAGCTAGCAGTGAGCGGGATGCGACCCTGTGACATCTCTCGGAGCCTTAAG GTATCTAACGGCTGTGTGAGCAAGATCCTAGGACGTTACTACCGCACAGGTGTCTTGGAACCCAAGAGTATTGGAGGAAGCAAGCCGCGACTGGCCACACCGGCTGTGGTGGCTCGAATTGCTCAGCTAAAGGATGAGTATCCAGCGCTCTTTGCTTGGGAAATCCAGCGCCAGCTGTGTGCGGAAGGACTCTGCACTCAGGACAAGGCTCCCAGT GTGTCGTCTATCAACAGAGTCCTTCGGGCGCTacaggaagaccagaagttgCACTGGACACAACTCAGATTACCAG CTGTTTTGGCTCCAACTCTTCCCAGTTCCCACGGTAGATGTGAGGCTCCCCGAGGTCCCCATCCAGGGACAAGCCACAGGAATCGAACTATCTTCTCCCCAGGCCAAGCTGAGGCCCTGGAAAAAG AGTTCCAGCGTGGGCAGTACCCAGATTCAGCGGCCCGTGGAAAGCTGGCTGCTGCCACTTCTCTACCTGAGGACACAGTGAGG GTCTGGTTTTCCAACAGAAGAGCCAAATGGCGCAGGCAAGAGAAGCTGAAGTGGGAAACACAGCTACCAG GGATCATTTCTGCACAG TCCCCTGGTAGTGTGCCCCCAGCAGCCCTGCCTGTGCCGGAACCGCTGAGTCCTTCCTTCTGTCACCTGTGCTGGGGGACAGCACCAGACAGGTGTGTCAGTGACACCCCATCCCACGCCTGTCTCCAGTCCTGCTGGG ATTGccactccctccttcctgtgGCTTCTTCTTCATACATGGAATTTGCCTGGCCTTGCCTCACTactcctcctgtgtaccatctgaTTGGAGGGTCAGGAGAAGCGGCATCAACCCGTTACTCACACTGGCCGTAA
- the Pax4 gene encoding paired box protein Pax-4 isoform X1, which translates to MQQDGISSVNQLGGLFVNGRPLPLDTRQQIVQLAVSGMRPCDISRSLKVSNGCVSKILGRYYRTGVLEPKSIGGSKPRLATPAVVARIAQLKDEYPALFAWEIQRQLCAEGLCTQDKAPSVSSINRVLRALQEDQKLHWTQLRLPAVLAPTLPSSHGRCEAPRGPHPGTSHRNRTIFSPGQAEALEKEFQRGQYPDSAARGKLAAATSLPEDTVRVWFSNRRAKWRRQEKLKWETQLPGASQDLMVPRVPPGIISAQQSPGSVPPAALPVPEPLSPSFCHLCWGTAPDRCVSDTPSHACLQSCWDCHSLLPVASSSYMEFAWPCLTTPPVYHLIGGSGEAASTRYSHWP; encoded by the exons ATGCAGCAGGACG GAATCAGCAGTGTGAATCAGCTGGGGGGACTCTTTGTGAATGGCCGGCCTCTTCCTCTGGACACCCGGCAGCAGATTGTGCAGCTAGCAGTGAGCGGGATGCGACCCTGTGACATCTCTCGGAGCCTTAAG GTATCTAACGGCTGTGTGAGCAAGATCCTAGGACGTTACTACCGCACAGGTGTCTTGGAACCCAAGAGTATTGGAGGAAGCAAGCCGCGACTGGCCACACCGGCTGTGGTGGCTCGAATTGCTCAGCTAAAGGATGAGTATCCAGCGCTCTTTGCTTGGGAAATCCAGCGCCAGCTGTGTGCGGAAGGACTCTGCACTCAGGACAAGGCTCCCAGT GTGTCGTCTATCAACAGAGTCCTTCGGGCGCTacaggaagaccagaagttgCACTGGACACAACTCAGATTACCAG CTGTTTTGGCTCCAACTCTTCCCAGTTCCCACGGTAGATGTGAGGCTCCCCGAGGTCCCCATCCAGGGACAAGCCACAGGAATCGAACTATCTTCTCCCCAGGCCAAGCTGAGGCCCTGGAAAAAG AGTTCCAGCGTGGGCAGTACCCAGATTCAGCGGCCCGTGGAAAGCTGGCTGCTGCCACTTCTCTACCTGAGGACACAGTGAGG GTCTGGTTTTCCAACAGAAGAGCCAAATGGCGCAGGCAAGAGAAGCTGAAGTGGGAAACACAGCTACCAG GTGCTTCTCAGGATCTGATGGTACCAAGAGTTCCCCCAGGGATCATTTCTGCACAG CAGTCCCCTGGTAGTGTGCCCCCAGCAGCCCTGCCTGTGCCGGAACCGCTGAGTCCTTCCTTCTGTCACCTGTGCTGGGGGACAGCACCAGACAGGTGTGTCAGTGACACCCCATCCCACGCCTGTCTCCAGTCCTGCTGGG ATTGccactccctccttcctgtgGCTTCTTCTTCATACATGGAATTTGCCTGGCCTTGCCTCACTactcctcctgtgtaccatctgaTTGGAGGGTCAGGAGAAGCGGCATCAACCCGTTACTCACACTGGCCGTAA
- the Arf5 gene encoding ADP-ribosylation factor 5, which translates to MGLTVSALFSRIFGKKQMRILMVGLDAAGKTTILYKLKLGEIVTTIPTIGFNVETVEYKNICFTVWDVGGQDKIRPLWRHYFQNTQGLIFVVDSNDRERVQESADELQKMLQEDELRDAVLLVFANKQDMPNAMPVSELTDKLGLQHLRSRTWYVQATCATQGTGLYDGLDWLSHELSKR; encoded by the exons ATGGGCCTCACGGTGTCCGCGCTCTTTTCGCGGATCTTCGGGAAGAAGCAGATGCGGATCCTCATGG TTGGCTTGGATGCGGCTGGCAAGACTACCATCCTGTACAAACTGAAGTTGGGCGAGATTgtcaccaccatccccaccatag GCTTCAATGTGGAAACAGTGGAATATAAGAACATCTGTTTCACAGTCTGGGATGTTGGAGGCCAGGACAAGATTCGGCCTCTGTGGCGGCACTACTTCCAGAACACTCAG GGCCTCATCTTCGTGGTAGACAGTAATGACCGAGAGCGGGTCCAGGAGTCAGCTGATGAACTCCAGAAGATG CTGCAGGAGGATGAGCTTCGGGATGCAGTGCTGCTGGTGTTTGCCAACAAACAGGACATGCCCAACGCCATGCCTGTGAGCGAGCTGACTGACAAGCTGGGGCTCCAGCACTTGCGTAGCCGCACG TGGTACGTCCAGGCCACCTGCGCTACCCAAGGCACAGGCCTGTATGATGGGCTGGACTGGCTGTCCCATGAGCTGTCAAAGCGTTAG
- the Gcc1 gene encoding GRIP and coiled-coil domain-containing protein 1 yields MEKFGMNFGGGPSKKDLLETIETQKKQLLQYQARLKDVVRAYKSLLKEKEALEASIKVLSVSHEADVGLAGVQPPALTLPDSVDDRCSTHSEDSTGTATSLDTAASLTSTKGEFGVEEDRMARGPLPPKSEEASGSESGVSSSSGDGPSASSETDKKLHQLKTQLATLTSSLATVTQEKSRMEASYLADKKKMKQDLEDANKKAEEERDRLEGELKGLQEQVAETKARLITQQHDRAQEQSDHAVMLRELQKLLQEERTQRQDLELRLEETREALAGRAYAADQIEGFELQTKQLTREVEELKGELQAIRDEKNRPDPRLQELQQEAVRLKSHFQAQLQQEMRKTALAEDQLRQQCQLEEQRVAALENQISEVSELLGTYEKAKQKDQLAIQKLKERILQLDLENKTLALAASSRPPLDSHGDESSMDVNVLKDKMEKLKRLLQVAARKSQVALDVEKLCDPEITPSSEAADGEKATALYYQQELKQLKEEFERYKMRAQVVLKSKNTKDGNLAKELEAAQEQLAELKEKYISLRLSCEELESQHQQEAEDWKQELARLQQLHRQELEHSQLDFRDRTLKLEEELHKQRDRALAVLAEKDLELEQLRSVALSSGLPGRRSPVGGLGGGGLGDPADTASSESLTQALQLTAANEPTFFLYAEQLARKEVEITSLRKQKHRLEVEAHQLQERLLEEGERHREEVGALQSHIEKNARDQSREGANLEYLKNIIYRFLTLPDSLGRQQTLTAILTILHFSPEEKQVIKQLPSGGSWWPSGKR; encoded by the exons ATGGAGAAGTTTGGGATGAATTTCGGGGGTGGCCCAAGCAAAAAGGACCTGCTGGAGACCatagagacacagaaaaagcagCTTCTCCAGTACCAGGCAAGGCTTAAGGATGTGGTCCGCGCCTATAAAAgtctgctgaaagagaaagaggccCTGGAGGCCAGCATCAAAGTACTGTCGGTATCCCACGAGGCGGATGTAGGCCTTGCAGGTGTGCAGCCACCAGCTCTCACGTTACCTGACTCTGTGGATGATCGGTGCTCCACGCACAGTGAGGATAGCACCGGAACCGCCACTAGCTTGGATACTGCGGCCAGTCTTACAAGTACCAAGGGTGAGTTTGGGGTCGAAGAGGACAGAATGGCCCGTGGACCTCTTCCTCCAAAGTCTGAAGAGGCCAGTGGGTCAGAGAGTGGTGTCAGTAGTAGCAGTGGGGATGGGCCATCCGCAAGTAGTGAGACAGACAAAAAACTACATCAGCTGAAGACCCAGTTGGCTACTTTGACTAGCTCCTTGGCTACAGTCACCCAGGAGAAGTCCCGTATGGAGGCGTCTTACCTGGCCGACAAGAAGAAGATGAAACAGGACTTAGAGGACGCCAAtaaaaaggcagaggaagagagggacCGCCTGGAGGGAGAATTGAAGGGGCTGCAGGAGCAGGTAGCAGAAACCAAAGCCCGCCTGATCACACAGCAGCATGATCGTGCCCAGGAGCAGAGTGACCATGCCGTGATGCTGCGGGAGCTACAGAAGCTGTTGCAGGAGGAAAGGACCCAGCGCCAGGACCTGGAACTTCGCTTAGAAGAGACCAGAGAAGCACTGGCAGGGCGGGCATATGCAGCTGATCAGATCGAAGGGTTTGAGCTGCAGACCAAACAGCTGACCCGTGAGGTCGAGGAGCTGAAAGGTGAGCTGCAAGCTATTCGAGATGAGAAGAACCGACCAGACCCCCGGCTGCAAGAGCTTCAGCAAGAGGCTGTGCGGCTTAAAAGTCATTTCCAGGCACAATTGCAGCAGGAAATGAGGAAG acagcccttgcagaggaccagctTCGCCAGCAGTGTCAGttagaagagcaaagggtagcaGCCCTGGAGAACCAAATCTCCGAGGTGTCTGAACTACTGGGCACCTACGAGAAAGCCAAGCAGAAGGATCAGCTGGCCATCCAGAAGCTGAAGGAGCGGATTCTGCAGCTGGACCTGGAGAACAAAACCCTGGCCCTCGCGGCCTCTAGCCGGCCCCCTCTCGACAGCCACGGGGATGAATCCAGTATGGATGTCAATGTCCTGAAGGATAAGATGGAGAAGCTCAAGAGGCTACTGCAGGTTGCAGCTAGGAAGAGCCAGGTGGCCCTGGATGTGGAGAAGCTCTGTGACCCTGAGATAACGCCCAGCTCTGAGGCTGCTGATGGGGAAAAGGCTACCGCACTCTACTACCAACAGGAGCTGAAGCAGCTGAAGGAAGAGTTCGAGCGGTACAAGATGCGAGCCCAGGTCGTGCTCAAGAGCAAGAATACCAAAGACGGGAACCTGGCCAAGGAGCTGGAGGCCGCCCAGGAGCAGTTGGCTGAACTGAAGGAGAAATATATTTCCCTGCGGCTGTCCTGTGAGGAACTCGAAAGCCAGCACCAGCAGGAGGCCGAGgactggaagcaggagctggccCGGCTGCAGCAGCTCCATCGGCAGGAGCTGGAACATAGCCAGCTGGACTTCAGGGACCGCACGCTgaagctggaggaggagctgcatAAGCAACGGGACCGGGCTCTGGCGGTGCTTGCTGAGAAGGACCTGGAGCTGGAGCAACTACGTTCCGTGGCCTTGTCCTCCGGGTTGCCGGGACGCAGAAGCCCTGTGGGTGGACTGGGTGGTGGAGGGCTTGGGGACCCGGCTGACACAGCTTCCTCAGAAAGCCTGACTCAagccctgcagctcactgcagcCAATGAGCCCACTTTCTTCCTTTATGCTGAGCAGTTGGCCCGGAAGGAAGTGGAGATCACGTCCCTGAGGAAGCAGAAACACAGGCTGGAGGTAGAGGCCCATCAGCTGCAGGAAAGGCTGCTGGAGGAGGGCGAGCGGCACCGAGAGGAGGTCGGAGCCCTTCAGAGCCACATCGAAAAGAACGCCAGGGACCAGAGCAGGGAAGGAGCCAACCTGGAGTATCTCAAAAACATCATCTACCGCTTCCTGACCTTGCCAGACAGCCTTGGCCGCCAGCAGACGCTCACGGCCATCCTGACTATCTTACACTTCAGCCCCGAGGAGAAGCAAGTGATAAAGCAACTCCCAAGTGGTGGCAGCTGGTGGCCTTCTGGCAAGAGATGA
- the Pax4 gene encoding paired box protein Pax-4 isoform X2, protein MQQDGISSVNQLGGLFVNGRPLPLDTRQQIVQLAVSGMRPCDISRSLKVSNGCVSKILGRYYRTGVLEPKSIGGSKPRLATPAVVARIAQLKDEYPALFAWEIQRQLCAEGLCTQDKAPSVSSINRVLRALQEDQKLHWTQLRLPAVLAPTLPSSHGRCEAPRGPHPGTSHRNRTIFSPGQAEALEKEFQRGQYPDSAARGKLAAATSLPEDTVRVWFSNRRAKWRRQEKLKWETQLPGIISAQQSPGSVPPAALPVPEPLSPSFCHLCWGTAPDRCVSDTPSHACLQSCWDCHSLLPVASSSYMEFAWPCLTTPPVYHLIGGSGEAASTRYSHWP, encoded by the exons ATGCAGCAGGACG GAATCAGCAGTGTGAATCAGCTGGGGGGACTCTTTGTGAATGGCCGGCCTCTTCCTCTGGACACCCGGCAGCAGATTGTGCAGCTAGCAGTGAGCGGGATGCGACCCTGTGACATCTCTCGGAGCCTTAAG GTATCTAACGGCTGTGTGAGCAAGATCCTAGGACGTTACTACCGCACAGGTGTCTTGGAACCCAAGAGTATTGGAGGAAGCAAGCCGCGACTGGCCACACCGGCTGTGGTGGCTCGAATTGCTCAGCTAAAGGATGAGTATCCAGCGCTCTTTGCTTGGGAAATCCAGCGCCAGCTGTGTGCGGAAGGACTCTGCACTCAGGACAAGGCTCCCAGT GTGTCGTCTATCAACAGAGTCCTTCGGGCGCTacaggaagaccagaagttgCACTGGACACAACTCAGATTACCAG CTGTTTTGGCTCCAACTCTTCCCAGTTCCCACGGTAGATGTGAGGCTCCCCGAGGTCCCCATCCAGGGACAAGCCACAGGAATCGAACTATCTTCTCCCCAGGCCAAGCTGAGGCCCTGGAAAAAG AGTTCCAGCGTGGGCAGTACCCAGATTCAGCGGCCCGTGGAAAGCTGGCTGCTGCCACTTCTCTACCTGAGGACACAGTGAGG GTCTGGTTTTCCAACAGAAGAGCCAAATGGCGCAGGCAAGAGAAGCTGAAGTGGGAAACACAGCTACCAG GGATCATTTCTGCACAG CAGTCCCCTGGTAGTGTGCCCCCAGCAGCCCTGCCTGTGCCGGAACCGCTGAGTCCTTCCTTCTGTCACCTGTGCTGGGGGACAGCACCAGACAGGTGTGTCAGTGACACCCCATCCCACGCCTGTCTCCAGTCCTGCTGGG ATTGccactccctccttcctgtgGCTTCTTCTTCATACATGGAATTTGCCTGGCCTTGCCTCACTactcctcctgtgtaccatctgaTTGGAGGGTCAGGAGAAGCGGCATCAACCCGTTACTCACACTGGCCGTAA